The Setaria italica strain Yugu1 chromosome IX, Setaria_italica_v2.0, whole genome shotgun sequence genome has a window encoding:
- the LOC101775672 gene encoding strigolactone esterase D14: MLRSTHPPSPTSGSSAAPASSSDATMVGGGGGGGAAGSGAPSGAKLLQILNVRVVGSGDRVVVLSHGFGTDQSAWSRVLPYLTRDHRVVLYDLVCAGSVNPEHFDFRRYDTLDSYVDDLLAILDALRIPRCAFVGHSVSAMIGILASIRRPELFAKLILIGASPRFLNDNDYHGGFELPEIQQVFAAMAANYSAWATGYAPLAVGADVPAAVQEFSRTLFNMRPDISLHVCRTVFNTDLRGVLGMVRSPCVVVQTTRDVSVPASVAAYLKAHLGGRTTVEFLQTEGHLPHLSAPGLLAQVLRRALARF, encoded by the exons ATGCTTCGGTCCACGCACCCGCCCAGCCCCACCAGCGGCAGCTCGGCGGCCCCGGCGTCCAGCTCCGACGCCACGAtggtcgggggcggcggcggcggcggcgcggcgggcagcggcgcCCCGAGCGGGGCCAAGCTGCTGCAGATCCTCAACGTGCGGGTGGTGGGCAGCGGCGACCGCGTGGTGGTGCTGTCCCACGGCTTCGGGACGGACCAGTCGGCGTGGAGCCGCGTGCTCCCCTACCTCACCCGCGACCACCGCGTGGTGCTCTACGACCTCGTCTGCGCCGGCAGCGTCAACCCGGAGCACTTCGACTTCCGACGCTACGACACGCTCGACTCCTACGTCGACGACCTGCTCGCCATCCTCGACGCGCTCCGCATCCCGCGATGCGCCTTCGTCGGGCACTCCGTCTCCGCCATGATCGGCATCCTCGCATCCATCCGACGCCCCGAGCTCTTCGCCAAGCTCATCCTCATCGGCGCATCGCCCAG GTTCCTGAACGACAACGACTACCACGGCGGGTTCGAGCTGCCGGAGATCCAGCAGGTGTTCGCCGCGATGGCGGCCAACTACTCGGCGTGGGCGACGGGGTACGCGCCGCTGGCGGTGGGCGCGGACGTGCccgcggcggtgcaggagttcAGCCGCACCCTCTTCAACATGCGCCCGGACATCTCCCTCCACGTCTGCCGCACGGTGTTCAACACCGATCTCCGCGGCGTGCTGGGCATGGTGCGCTCTCCCTGCGTGGTGGTGCAGACCACCCGCGACGTCTCCGTCccggcctccgtcgccgcctacCTCAAGGCCCACCTCGGCGGCCGCACCACCGTCGAGTTCCTCCAGACCGAGGGCCACCTCCCGCACCTCTCCGCCCCCGGCCTCCTCGCCCAGGTgctccgccgcgcgctcgcccggTTCTAG